A region of Pelodiscus sinensis isolate JC-2024 unplaced genomic scaffold, ASM4963464v1 ctg87, whole genome shotgun sequence DNA encodes the following proteins:
- the NCR3 gene encoding natural cytotoxicity triggering receptor 3 isoform X4, whose amino-acid sequence MLLLNVHRTNWALTSKIMSCWAQEVRVSQPGSVRAPEGGSVTLPCRYNSSRPAALGSYRWVKEEAGARLEVSDATLQFRGRVNGTPSRSFLQDRRADVRLRDLRPYDAGTYRCRVKIPTVGEGEGNGTWLLVVKADTPSLPPDSPALGTLGLWLGTAVGVAFGVAVLLWICRKRRKDRRDARPRTEALVQAAGPELNYAELRVTPGRRPTPGGEFVTYATVRGSGRS is encoded by the exons ATGCTGCTCCTGAACGTTCACAGGACAAACTGGGCTCTCACATCAAAGATTATGA GCTGCTGGGCGCAGGAGGTCCGGGtctcccagcccggctctgtgcggGCCCCCGAGGGCGGCTCCGTCACCCTGCCCTGCCGGTACAACAGCAGCCGGCCGGCGGCGCTGGGCAGCTACcgctgggtgaaggaggaggcgGGCGCCCGGCTGGAGGTGAGCGACGCCACCCTGCAGTTCCGGGGCCGGGTGAACGGCACCCCCAGCCGCAGCTTCCTGCAGGACCGGCGAGCGGACGTGCGGCTCCGCGACCTCAGGCCCTACGACGCCGGGACCTACCGGTGCCGGGTGAAGATCCccacggtgggagagggggaggggaacgggaCCTGGCTCCTGGTGGTGAAAGCGG acaccccctcactccccccgGACTCCCCGGCACTGGGCACCCTCGGCTTGTGGCTGGGCACCGCTGTGGGGGTCGCTTTCGGAGTTGCCGTCCTGCTTTGGATCTGCCGCAAGCGGAGAAAAG acaggagAGACGCACGACCCCGGACGGAAGCCCTGGTGCAG GCCGCGGGCCCGGAGCTGAACTACGCGGAGCTGCGGGTGACGCCGGGTCGGCGCCCGACGCCCGGGGGCGAATTCGTCACCTACGCCACCGTCAGGGGCAGCGGACGGAGCTAG
- the NCR3 gene encoding natural cytotoxicity triggering receptor 3 isoform X5: MPCTQLKCILLSEIVLHTGCWAQEVRVSQPGSVRAPEGGSVTLPCRYNSSRPAALGSYRWVKEEAGARLEVSDATLQFRGRVNGTPSRSFLQDRRADVRLRDLRPYDAGTYRCRVKIPTVGEGEGNGTWLLVVKADTPSLPPDSPALGTLGLWLGTAVGVAFGVAVLLWICRKRRKDRRDARPRTEALVQAAGPELNYAELRVTPGRRPTPGGEFVTYATVRGSGRS; the protein is encoded by the exons ATGCCCTGCACTCAGCTAAAATGCATTCTTCTGTCTGAGATAGTTTTACACACCG GCTGCTGGGCGCAGGAGGTCCGGGtctcccagcccggctctgtgcggGCCCCCGAGGGCGGCTCCGTCACCCTGCCCTGCCGGTACAACAGCAGCCGGCCGGCGGCGCTGGGCAGCTACcgctgggtgaaggaggaggcgGGCGCCCGGCTGGAGGTGAGCGACGCCACCCTGCAGTTCCGGGGCCGGGTGAACGGCACCCCCAGCCGCAGCTTCCTGCAGGACCGGCGAGCGGACGTGCGGCTCCGCGACCTCAGGCCCTACGACGCCGGGACCTACCGGTGCCGGGTGAAGATCCccacggtgggagagggggaggggaacgggaCCTGGCTCCTGGTGGTGAAAGCGG acaccccctcactccccccgGACTCCCCGGCACTGGGCACCCTCGGCTTGTGGCTGGGCACCGCTGTGGGGGTCGCTTTCGGAGTTGCCGTCCTGCTTTGGATCTGCCGCAAGCGGAGAAAAG acaggagAGACGCACGACCCCGGACGGAAGCCCTGGTGCAG GCCGCGGGCCCGGAGCTGAACTACGCGGAGCTGCGGGTGACGCCGGGTCGGCGCCCGACGCCCGGGGGCGAATTCGTCACCTACGCCACCGTCAGGGGCAGCGGACGGAGCTAG